A single genomic interval of Dysidea avara chromosome 8, odDysAvar1.4, whole genome shotgun sequence harbors:
- the LOC136264641 gene encoding collagen alpha-1(XXIII) chain-like, protein MKLLLLLTSLATALLLATAIDNPTHLSCGNCTYSTFRGNPGLPGPQGPKGYPGDDGPRGRSGQPGTNGAYGPKGDDGDQGYPGPCGPKGECLLTGGQPGPRGEMGEPGHKGVTGYKGVHGPKGYQGEKGKCCLHAPPGYPGIPGDEGPCGEPGMTGDPGPRGPKGQKGSTKGLWKVF, encoded by the exons ATGAAACTGCTTCTTCTACTAACAAGTTTGGCTACTGCTctactgctagctacagcaATA GATAATCCTACTCATCTATCATGTggtaattgtacatacagtacattcagAGGAAACCCTGGACTACCAGGACCACAG GGTCCTAAAGGTTATCCGGGTGATGATGGTCCTCGTGGTAGGTCAGGTCAACCAGGTACTAATGGAGCTTATGGACCAAAGGGAGATGATGGTGACCAAGGTTATCCTGGACCCTGCGGTCCTAAAGGAGAATGTCTTCtcactggtggacagcctggcCCTCGAGGGGAAATGGGAGAACCAGGACATAAG GGTGTTACTGGATACAAAGGAGTTCATGGTCCCAAAGGTTACCAAGGAGAAAAG GGAAAATGTTGCCTGCATGCACCACCTGGATATCCC GGTATCCCTGGTGATGAGGGTCCTTGTGGTGAACCTGGAATGACAGGAGATCCA GGTCCACGTGGTCCCAAAGGACAGAAAGGAAGTACCAAGGGACTTTGGAAGGTATTCTAG
- the LOC136264765 gene encoding collagen alpha-1(I) chain-like: protein MVDRDIVMNTFTLIAGHHVTSTKRATRDVDSGTSSQYNCPKQGTFVHGEHGPEGPHGLKGEMGDDGSQGPKGYNGVHGKHGAAGKPGDQGPPGPYGPKGYPGELQQCQQCTDIPAVKGEKGYQGETGDKGHPGYRGPQGPPGDDAQCLVGRPGIKGIHGPAGKNGLKGDIGPVGYPGLPGVQGNLDNAKRVEELLEYIAIFRSSFYQCCFGQDYDSHLKRAIDTVNFEVREQRDVGTANDDNTTCKYYVDYESVKKGPTRYAGPPGPRGDPGNQGYPGPDGHDGQDGKPGLKGQKGKRGPPGPPGPPGVDTYKKCPTQGPKGQKGVPGEKGDKGPRGDVGYPGAKGKACPPSVGPDGVPGVPGYPGVNGEKGVRGAHGPQGGRGEPGDDDITQEELDEYKLRLDQLANIVATRSCCYNPNHYYRVTSTVKNQIKVDKGTDNALLNTYKMWTMYAGSCDVNSIVIVQYSYMYVQLTNKRAILQRFIINQRISYSTMKLLLLLTSLATTLLLATAIDNPTHPSCGNCTYSTFRGNPGLPGPQGPKGYSGDDGPRGRSGQPGTNGAYGPKGDDGPQGYLGPRGPKGECFLNDVQPGPRGEMGEPGNKGVTGYKGVHGPKGYQGEKGKCCLHAPPGYPGIPGDEGPCGEPGMTGDPGPHGPKGQKGSTKGLWKIRKQFDNLVNYLGLQLQSCCKAAGHHVASTKRATRDTDTGTSSQYNCPKQGTFVQGEHGPEGPQGPKGEMGDDGSQGPKGYNGVPGKHGAAGKPRDQGPPGPYGPKGYPGELQQCQKCTEIPAVKGEKGYQGETGDKGHPGYRGPQGPPGDDAQCLVGRPGTKGIRGPAGKDGLKGDIGPVGYPGLPGVQGNLDNAKRVEELLEYIATFRSSFYQCCFGQDYDSHLKRAIDAINFEVREQRDVGTTNDDNTTCKYYVDYEGGSPCSHYFTYCPFKKGKMGYAGPPGPRGDPGNQGYPGPDGHNGQDGEPGPKGQKGKRGPPGPQGPPGDDTYKKCPTQGPKGQKGVPGEKGDKGPRGDVGYPGAKGEACPLSVGPDGVPGIPGYPGVNGEKGMRGAHGPQGERGEPGDDDITQEQLDEYKLRLDQLASIVATRSCCYNPTH, encoded by the exons ATGGTTGACAGAGACATAGTGATGAatacatttactctaatagctggacatcatgtcacatcaacAAAGAGAGCAACACGTGATGTAGATAGTGGTACATCATCACAATACAATTGTCCTAAACAAGGCACA TTTGTTCATGGAGAACATGGACCTGAAGGACCACATGGACTAAAG GGAGAGATGGGTGATGATGGTAGTCAGGGACCTAAAGGATACAATGGAGTACATGGAAAACATGGAGCTGCTGGTAAACCTGGAGATCAGGGACCACCTGGACCTTATGGGCCTAAGGGATATCCTGGAGAGCTCCAACAATGTCAACAATGTACAGATATTCCTGCAGTTAAAGGAGAGAAAGGATACCAAGGTGAAACTGGTGACAAGGGACATCCAGGTTACAGGGGACCTCAGGGACCTCCTGGAGATGATGCTCAATGTCTCGTTGGTAGACCAGGGATAAAGGGAATACATGGTCCAGCTGGAAAAAATGGATTAAAGGGAGATATTGGTCCTGTTGGATATCCTGGCCTTCCAGGAGTTCAGGGTAACCTTGACAATGCCAAACGTGTAGAAGAACTACTTGAATACATTGCCATCTTTCGCTCATCATTCTATCAGTGTTGTTTTGGACAAGACTATGACTCACATCTTAAAAGAGCAATTGATACTGTAAATTTTGAAGTGAGAGAACAACGTGATGTTGGAACTGCCAATGATGACAACACAACATGCAAATACTATGTGGATTATGAAAGTG TCAAGAAAGGACCAACGAGATATGCAGGTCCACCAGGACCCAGAGGAGACCCCGGTAACCAAGGTTATCCTGGACCTGATGGACATGATGGACAAGATGGCAAACCTGGTCTTAAAGGTCAAAAGGGTAAGAGGGGACCACCAGGACCACCAGGACCTCCTGGAGTTGACACCTATAAAAAATGTCCTACACAAGGACCTAAAGGACAGAAGGGAGTACCTGGTGAAAAGGGAGACAAGGGTCCTCGTGGTGATGTTGGTTATCCTGGTGCTAAAGGAAAAGCTTGTCCACCTTCTGTTGGCCCTGATGGAGTACCAGGTGTACCCGGTTATCCTGGAGTGAATGGAGAGAAGGGAGTGAGAGGAGCACATGGACCACAAGGAGGAAGAGGAGAACCAGGTGATGATGACAtcactcaagaggagttggatgAGTACAAGTTACGACTAGACCAACTGGCAAATATTGTAGCCACGAGGAGCTGCTGCTACAATCCTAACCACTA TTATAGGGTTACAAGTACAGTTAAGAATCAAATTAAAGTTGATAAAGGAACAGATAATGCATTACTGAATACTTATAAAAT GTGGACAATGTATGCTGGTAGTTGTGATGTCAATTCCATCGTGATTGTTCAATATTCCTATATGTATGTCCAGCTAACAAATAAACGTGCAATCCTTCAAAGA TTCATCATTAATCAGAGAATAAGCTACTCAACAATGAAACTGCTTCTTCTACTGACAAGTTTGGCTACTACTCTACTACTAGCTACAGCAATA GATAATCCTACTCACCCATCATGTggtaattgtacatacagtacattcagAGGAAACCCTGGACTACCAGGACCACAG GGTCCTAAAGGTTATTCGGGTGATGATGGACCTCGTGGTAGGTCAGGTCAACCAGGTACTAATGGAGCTTATGGACCAAAGGGAGATGATGGTCCACAAGGTTATCTTGGGCCCCGTGGTCCTAAAGGAGAATGTTTTCTCAATGATGTACAACCTGGCCCTCGAGGGGAAATGGGAGAACCAGGGAATAAG GGTGTTACTGGATACAAGGGAGTTCATGGTCCTAAAGGATACCAAGGAGAGAAG GGAAAATGTTGCCTACATGCACCACCTGGATATCCT GGTATCCCTGGTGATGAGGGTCCTTGTGGTGAGCCTGGAATGACAGGAGATCCA GGTCCACATGGTCCCAAGGGACAGAAAGGAAGTACTAAGGGACTTTGGAAG ATCAGAAAACAATTTGATAATCTGGTAAACTATCTTGGACTTCAGCTACAGTCATGTTGTAAGGCAG CTGGACATCATGTTGCATCAACAAAGAGAGCAACACGTGATACAGACACTGGTACATCATCACAATACAATTGTCCTAAACAAGGCACA TTTGTACAAGGAGAACATGGGCCCGAAGGACCACAAGGACCAAAG GGAGAGATGGGTGATGATGGTAGTCAGGGACCTAAAGGATACAATGGAGTACCTGGAAAACATGGAGCTGCTGGTAAACCTAGAGATCAGGGACCACCAGGACCTTATGGACCTAAGGGATATCCTGGAGAGCTCCAACAATGtcaaaaatgtacagaaattccTGCAGTTAAAGGAGAGAAAGGATACCAAGGTGAAACTGGTGACAAGGGACATCCAGGTTACAGGGGACCTCAGGGACCTCCTGGAGATGATGCTCAATGCCTTGTTGGTAGACCAGGAACCAAAGGAATACGTGGTCCAGCCGGAAAAGATGGATTAAAGGGAGATATTGGTCCTGTTGGATATCCCGGCCTTCCAGGAGTTCAGGGTAACCTCGACAATGCCAAACGTGTAGAAGAACTACTTGAATACATTGCCACCTTTCGCTCATCATTCTATCAGTGTTGTTTTGGACAAGACTACGACTCACATCTTAAAAGAGCAATTGATGCCATTAACTTTGAAGTGAGGGAACAACGTGATGTTGGAACTACCAATGATGACAACACAACATGCAAATACTATGTGGATTATGAAGGTGGCAGTCCTTGCAGTCATTACTTTACATATTGTCCATTCAAGAAAGGAAAAATGGGATATGCTGGTCCACCAGGACCCAGAGGAGACCCTGGTAACCAAGGTTATCCTGGACCAGATGGGCACAATGGACAAGATGGTGAACCTGGTCCTAAGGGTCAAAAGGGTAAGAGGGGACCACCAGGACCACAAGGACCTCCTGGAGATGACACCTATAAAAAATGTCCTACACAAGGACCTAAAGGACAGAAGGGAGTGCCTGGTGAAAAGGGAGACAAGGGTCCTCGTGGTGATGTTGGTTATCCTGGTGCTAAAGGAGAAGCTTGTCCACTTTCTGTTGGTCCTGATGGAGTACCAGGCATACCTGGTTATCCAGGAGTGAATGGAGAGAAGGGAATGAGAGGAGCACATGGACCACAAGGAGAAAGAGGAGAACCAGGTGATGATGACATCACTCAAGAACAGTTGGATGAGTACAAGTTACGACTAGACCAACTGGCAAGTATTGTAGCCACAAGGAGCTGCTGCTACAATCCTACCCACTAG
- the LOC136264642 gene encoding targeting protein for Xklp2-A-like, with amino-acid sequence MNHYAGASVSKETVMPQELTKPKTPKLVAKTRSRPVHVESVMEKEEKEAEEVESYQFKAKPFNRNIIVMGGLLGVPKVEMRSLTRAMSPALAADTKPKKTEEDHSML; translated from the exons ATGAATCATTACGCTGGAGCAAGTGTAAG CAAGGAGACTGTTATGCCTCAGGAATTGACTAAACCGAAGACACCGAAACTCGTGGCCAAGACTAGAAGCCGTCCAGTTCATGTTGAAAGTGTTATGGAGAAGGAAGAAAAAGAAGCAGAAGAAGTTGAAAG CTATCAGTTTAAGGCAAAGCCTTTCAACCGTAATATCATAGTGATGGGAGGTCTTCTTGGTGTGCCAAAGGTTGAGATGAGGTCCCTAACAAGAGCGATGTCCCCTGCACTGGCTGCAGATACTAAACCTAAGAAGACAGAAGAAGACCACTCAATGTTATAG